A genomic segment from Microcella flavibacter encodes:
- a CDS encoding YtxH domain-containing protein: MRGKILFLTGMGVGYVLGTKAGRERYNQIKRTASTLWSDPRVQQRVDQVEDFVKEKGPEVAEFVGDNAKKLASQVTGRGSSTSGSGSTAKSTRSTRSSAAKSSTAKSSTAKGSSSSSSS, from the coding sequence ATGCGTGGAAAGATCCTGTTCCTGACCGGTATGGGCGTGGGCTACGTGCTCGGCACCAAGGCCGGCCGCGAGCGCTACAACCAGATCAAGCGCACCGCCTCCACGCTCTGGAGCGACCCGCGGGTGCAGCAGCGCGTCGACCAGGTCGAGGACTTCGTGAAGGAGAAGGGCCCGGAGGTCGCCGAGTTCGTGGGCGACAACGCCAAGAAGCTCGCCTCGCAGGTCACCGGCCGCGGCTCGTCGACCTCGGGCTCCGGCTCGACCGCGAAGAGCACCCGCAGCACGCGCAGCTCGGCCGCGAAGAGCTCCACCGCCAAGAGCTCCACCGCGAAGGGCTCGAGCAGCTCGAGCTCCTCCTGA
- a CDS encoding phage holin family protein, translating into MTDPRQSSERKGLFALIADVPRLIGDLVRAEIQAAKDEIAGKLKAAGIGVGLLVGAGLFALFALMVLLAAAVLGLATVLPAWAAALIVGGALLLIAVIIALIGVSALKRGVPPMPTDTMDSVKEDVRAVRGLRK; encoded by the coding sequence ATGACCGACCCCCGTCAGAGCAGTGAGCGCAAAGGACTCTTCGCGCTCATCGCCGACGTGCCCCGACTGATCGGAGACCTCGTGCGCGCGGAGATCCAGGCGGCCAAGGACGAGATCGCCGGCAAGCTCAAGGCCGCCGGCATCGGCGTCGGGCTGCTCGTCGGCGCCGGCCTGTTCGCGCTGTTCGCGCTCATGGTGCTGCTGGCCGCCGCCGTGCTCGGCCTCGCCACCGTGCTGCCCGCCTGGGCGGCCGCGCTCATCGTGGGCGGTGCGCTGCTGCTCATCGCCGTCATCATCGCCCTCATCGGCGTCTCCGCACTGAAGCGCGGGGTGCCGCCCATGCCCACCGACACGATGGACAGTGTCAAGGAAGACGTCCGCGCCGTGCGCGGACTCAGGAAGTAG
- a CDS encoding DUF3618 domain-containing protein, which translates to MTDAQTPAAASSSAATSTEKSIASAVENAKEAVTDSVEATRAQLEHTLDAIEERLDVKKRSEELYAKAQRSYDENPVPWIVGATAVAVGVVGLIAWAIFSDD; encoded by the coding sequence ATGACCGACGCCCAGACCCCCGCCGCCGCGAGCAGCTCCGCCGCGACGAGCACCGAGAAGTCCATCGCCAGCGCCGTCGAGAACGCGAAGGAGGCCGTCACCGACTCCGTCGAGGCGACCCGCGCGCAGCTCGAGCACACGCTCGACGCCATCGAGGAGCGCCTCGACGTCAAGAAGCGCAGCGAGGAGCTCTACGCCAAGGCGCAGCGCTCGTACGACGAGAACCCCGTGCCGTGGATCGTCGGCGCGACCGCCGTCGCCGTCGGCGTCGTCGGGCTCATCGCCTGGGCGATCTTCAGCGACGACTGA
- a CDS encoding uroporphyrinogen-III synthase → MALPSDAIVDSAPTGALPVIKPLLGWRVLVPRGGKWGDGISAALRTLGAVPVVAPLINFAGTENPEQLAAELERLQAGEYGWLVVTSATTVDVLMSQGVRLPQRTRVAAVGETTAHALQLAGYRVDFVPGDHSARGLVKEWPGTEADGPVLIPQSEIAEPTLVSGLSAAGIDARFVSAYRTIGTAAPAAVVHDVAAGRINALLVSSGSVARQIAEQFSPLPSTTVCICIGPRTAFDARAAGLTVQGIAEERSSAALVRALSDYVIESGDVRPPAAR, encoded by the coding sequence ATGGCCCTCCCGAGCGATGCGATCGTCGACAGCGCCCCCACCGGGGCGCTCCCCGTGATCAAGCCCCTTCTCGGCTGGCGCGTGCTCGTTCCACGCGGCGGCAAGTGGGGCGACGGCATTTCCGCCGCGCTGCGCACCCTCGGCGCCGTGCCCGTCGTCGCGCCCCTCATCAACTTCGCCGGCACCGAGAACCCCGAGCAGCTGGCCGCCGAGCTCGAGCGCCTGCAGGCCGGCGAGTACGGCTGGCTCGTCGTGACGAGCGCCACCACCGTCGACGTGCTCATGAGCCAGGGCGTGCGGCTGCCCCAGCGCACCCGCGTCGCCGCCGTCGGCGAGACCACCGCGCACGCCCTGCAGCTCGCCGGCTACCGCGTCGACTTCGTGCCCGGCGACCACTCGGCGCGCGGCCTCGTCAAGGAGTGGCCCGGCACCGAGGCCGACGGCCCCGTGCTCATCCCGCAGAGCGAGATCGCCGAGCCCACCCTCGTCAGCGGACTCTCCGCCGCGGGCATCGACGCCCGCTTCGTCAGCGCCTACCGCACGATCGGCACCGCCGCCCCGGCCGCCGTCGTGCACGACGTCGCCGCCGGCCGCATCAACGCCCTGCTCGTCAGCTCGGGCAGCGTCGCCCGGCAGATCGCCGAGCAGTTCTCCCCGCTGCCGAGCACGACCGTCTGCATCTGCATCGGCCCCCGCACCGCCTTCGACGCGCGGGCCGCCGGCCTCACGGTGCAGGGCATCGCCGAGGAGCGCTCGAGCGCGGCGCTCGTGCGCGCGCTCTCCGACTACGTCATCGAGTCGGGCGACGTGCGCCCTCCCGCGGCCCGGTAG
- a CDS encoding 6-phosphofructokinase yields MRIGMLTSGGDAPGLNAVIRGAVLTGETVHGHEFLGLKDGWKGLVENDTMPLGRHEVKGVSKQGGTILGTSRTNPFEGRGGVDRINEVMAENRLDAIIAIGGEGTLAAAKRLTDAGVRIVGVPKTVDNDLDATDYTFGFDTAVGIATEAMDRLRTTGDAHNRCMVAEVMGRHVGWIALHSGMAAGAHAILIPEQRTSLDQLVEWVTSAYDRGRAPLVVVAEGFTLDSMDDPHSERGLDAFGRPRLGGIGEQIAPLIEQRTGIETRATTLGHIQRGGTPSAFDRVLATRLGMAAVRSVNDGHWGQMVALKGTEIVHVPFADALGKLKTVPQERYDEAALLFG; encoded by the coding sequence ATGCGCATTGGAATGCTGACGTCGGGCGGCGACGCCCCGGGCCTGAACGCCGTCATCCGCGGAGCCGTGCTGACCGGAGAGACCGTCCACGGCCACGAGTTCCTCGGGCTCAAGGACGGCTGGAAGGGCCTCGTCGAGAACGACACGATGCCGCTCGGCCGGCACGAGGTGAAGGGCGTCAGCAAGCAGGGCGGCACCATCCTCGGCACGAGCCGCACGAACCCCTTCGAGGGCCGCGGCGGGGTCGACCGCATCAACGAGGTCATGGCCGAGAACCGCCTCGACGCGATCATCGCGATCGGCGGCGAGGGCACCCTCGCGGCCGCCAAGCGCCTCACCGACGCGGGCGTGCGCATCGTCGGCGTGCCGAAGACGGTCGACAACGACCTCGACGCCACCGACTACACCTTCGGCTTCGACACCGCCGTCGGCATCGCGACCGAGGCCATGGACCGCCTGCGCACCACCGGCGACGCGCACAACCGCTGCATGGTCGCCGAGGTCATGGGCCGCCACGTCGGCTGGATCGCCCTGCACTCGGGCATGGCCGCCGGCGCCCACGCCATCCTCATCCCCGAGCAGCGCACGAGCCTCGACCAGCTCGTCGAGTGGGTCACGAGCGCCTACGACCGCGGTCGCGCGCCGCTCGTCGTCGTCGCCGAGGGCTTCACGCTCGACTCGATGGACGACCCGCACTCCGAGCGCGGCCTCGACGCCTTCGGCCGCCCCCGGCTCGGCGGCATCGGCGAGCAGATCGCCCCGCTCATCGAGCAGCGCACGGGCATCGAGACCCGCGCGACGACGCTCGGCCACATCCAGCGCGGCGGCACCCCGAGCGCGTTCGACCGCGTGCTCGCCACCCGCCTCGGCATGGCCGCGGTGCGCAGCGTCAACGACGGCCACTGGGGTCAGATGGTCGCCCTCAAGGGCACCGAGATCGTGCACGTGCCCTTCGCCGACGCCCTCGGCAAGCTCAAGACCGTGCCGCAGGAGCGCTACGACGAGGCCGCACTGCTCTTCGGCTGA
- a CDS encoding DUF4190 domain-containing protein, which translates to MTDAPPPAQPAYNQQPASYSGGTGAATGEDPGRVLGIVSLVLAFVFALGGLITGIIARKKSKEAGFDNGFAKWGIILSIVFMVLGVILAIVLVALLASGAALFGGAVADLCAGYDSGTYETTTGELITCP; encoded by the coding sequence ATGACCGACGCACCCCCTCCCGCCCAGCCCGCCTACAACCAGCAGCCCGCGTCGTACAGCGGCGGCACCGGCGCCGCGACCGGCGAGGACCCGGGCCGGGTGCTCGGCATCGTCTCCCTCGTCCTCGCGTTCGTCTTCGCGCTCGGGGGGCTGATCACCGGCATCATCGCTCGCAAGAAGTCGAAGGAGGCCGGTTTCGACAACGGCTTCGCCAAGTGGGGCATCATCCTCTCGATCGTGTTCATGGTGCTCGGCGTCATCCTCGCGATCGTGCTCGTCGCGCTCCTCGCGAGCGGGGCCGCCCTGTTCGGCGGCGCCGTCGCCGACCTCTGCGCCGGCTACGACTCCGGTACCTACGAGACCACCACGGGCGAGCTCATCACCTGCCCGTAG
- a CDS encoding PPOX class F420-dependent oxidoreductase translates to MSTPSPSPLLALGDETYVLLTTTRRSGVAVPTAVWVGRDGDALVVTTAADAGKTKRIRHTPRVTLQACDRAGNPTAGAPIVEGRAVVDDSDAARDRLDALFRRKYGATYAAIRAMGKLRGRSRSSSVVLRIMEP, encoded by the coding sequence ATGAGCACCCCCTCGCCCTCGCCGCTGCTCGCCCTCGGCGACGAGACCTACGTGCTGCTGACGACGACGCGGCGCTCGGGCGTCGCCGTGCCCACCGCCGTCTGGGTCGGCCGCGACGGCGACGCGCTCGTCGTGACGACCGCCGCCGATGCCGGCAAGACGAAGCGCATCCGGCACACGCCGCGCGTCACCCTGCAGGCCTGCGACCGGGCGGGGAACCCGACCGCGGGTGCCCCGATCGTCGAGGGCCGCGCCGTCGTCGACGACTCCGACGCCGCGCGCGACCGGCTCGACGCGCTCTTCCGCCGCAAGTACGGCGCGACCTACGCGGCCATCCGCGCGATGGGGAAGCTGCGCGGCCGCAGCCGGTCGTCGTCGGTGGTGCTGCGCATCATGGAGCCGTGA
- a CDS encoding DNA-3-methyladenine glycosylase family protein translates to MTPPPPPLDPRAATPDAETEVRLDGPADLMGTLFPLRRGHGDPTLQRPLDGGPWGDLWRTQRTPEGPATLRLTVEESTQVASCVRVRAWGPGAAWSAGQAGELLGQGDDWAGFDGLLGRLAGEPDDPAAPAASALAAVRRRRRGLRLLRTGIVLESAVAAVLEQKVTGVEARRAWRGLIRQHGEAPPGPAPEGMRVMPDAEGWRSIPDHDWHRAGVGPQRMRTIRRMAAVAPALERTLALGRGGEAVARALCSIPGVGEWTAAEITQRAHGDADAISVGDYHLAHVVCHWFTGERGEDADMLRLMTPFAGHRQRVVRLITASGVAEERRGPKMTIQDHRAH, encoded by the coding sequence GTGACGCCGCCGCCCCCGCCCCTCGACCCGCGCGCGGCGACGCCCGACGCCGAGACCGAGGTGCGCCTCGACGGCCCCGCCGACCTGATGGGCACGCTGTTCCCGCTGCGGCGCGGGCACGGCGACCCCACGCTGCAGCGCCCCCTCGACGGCGGACCGTGGGGTGACCTGTGGCGCACGCAACGCACCCCCGAGGGGCCCGCGACGCTGCGCCTCACCGTCGAGGAGTCGACGCAGGTGGCGTCGTGCGTGCGGGTGCGGGCGTGGGGCCCGGGCGCGGCATGGAGCGCGGGCCAGGCCGGCGAGCTGCTCGGGCAGGGCGACGACTGGGCCGGGTTCGACGGGCTGCTCGGCCGGCTCGCCGGCGAGCCCGACGACCCGGCGGCGCCGGCGGCATCCGCGCTCGCCGCGGTGCGCCGGCGCCGCCGCGGCCTGCGGCTGCTGCGCACGGGCATCGTGCTCGAGTCGGCCGTCGCGGCCGTGCTCGAGCAGAAGGTCACGGGCGTGGAGGCCCGGCGGGCGTGGCGCGGGCTCATCCGGCAGCACGGCGAGGCGCCGCCCGGCCCCGCGCCGGAAGGCATGCGGGTGATGCCCGACGCCGAGGGGTGGCGCAGCATCCCGGACCACGATTGGCACCGTGCGGGGGTCGGCCCGCAGCGCATGCGCACCATCCGGCGCATGGCGGCCGTCGCCCCCGCCCTCGAGCGCACGCTCGCCCTCGGTCGCGGCGGCGAGGCGGTCGCCCGGGCGCTCTGCTCCATCCCCGGCGTGGGGGAGTGGACGGCCGCCGAGATCACCCAGCGCGCCCACGGCGACGCCGACGCGATCAGCGTGGGCGACTACCACCTGGCGCACGTCGTCTGCCACTGGTTCACCGGCGAGCGCGGCGAGGACGCCGACATGCTGCGGCTCATGACCCCCTTCGCCGGGCACCGCCAGCGCGTCGTGCGGCTCATCACCGCGAGCGGCGTCGCGGAGGAGCGCCGCGGGCCGAAGATGACGATCCAGGACCACCGGGCGCACTGA
- a CDS encoding thioesterase family protein — protein MLFRLLLLSIRARFGERIAPTDVARTSFRVLPTDLDVLNHMNNGVYLSIMDLGRIDLMARSGVWPALKSRGYYPVVVASTITYRRSLEPWQRFEVESRIIGLDENSGYVEQRFVRDGEVCARGVVKARFLKRSGGSVPMDELAALFGLDPDDHPMPEWLARWSAETALPPRREPTPSVWN, from the coding sequence ATGCTCTTCCGCCTGCTGCTGCTCAGCATCCGCGCCCGCTTCGGCGAGCGCATCGCGCCCACCGACGTCGCCCGCACGAGCTTCCGCGTGCTGCCGACCGACCTCGACGTGCTCAACCACATGAACAACGGCGTGTACCTGTCGATCATGGATCTCGGGCGCATCGACCTCATGGCCCGCTCGGGCGTCTGGCCGGCGCTCAAGAGCCGCGGCTACTACCCCGTCGTCGTCGCCTCGACCATCACGTACCGCCGCTCGCTCGAGCCGTGGCAGCGCTTCGAGGTCGAGAGCCGCATCATCGGGCTCGACGAGAACTCCGGCTACGTCGAGCAGCGCTTCGTGCGCGACGGCGAGGTCTGCGCGCGCGGGGTCGTGAAGGCGCGGTTCCTCAAGAGGTCGGGCGGCAGCGTGCCCATGGACGAGCTCGCGGCGCTGTTCGGCCTCGACCCCGACGACCACCCCATGCCCGAGTGGCTGGCCCGGTGGAGCGCCGAGACGGCCCTGCCGCCGCGCCGGGAGCCGACGCCGAGCGTGTGGAACTGA
- a CDS encoding YidH family protein — MPDAARPSAEPARRPRSVYGVGEEPEVQASLANERTALSWIRTGMALVAGGIALATLASFGDLPVVIIAIAGLASLGGGVLAVWALVSWRRVERALRRREHLPSPSALPWLVAGVVAVALFLAVFSGFEALQAVP; from the coding sequence ATGCCCGACGCCGCCCGCCCCTCCGCCGAACCCGCCCGCCGCCCGCGCTCCGTCTACGGGGTCGGCGAGGAGCCCGAGGTGCAGGCCTCGCTCGCCAACGAGCGCACGGCGCTGAGCTGGATCCGCACGGGCATGGCCCTCGTCGCCGGCGGCATCGCCCTGGCCACCCTCGCGAGCTTCGGCGACCTGCCCGTCGTCATCATCGCGATCGCCGGTCTCGCGAGCCTCGGCGGCGGCGTGCTCGCCGTCTGGGCGCTCGTCTCGTGGCGCCGGGTCGAGCGGGCGCTGCGCCGCCGCGAGCACCTGCCCTCGCCCTCGGCCCTGCCGTGGCTGGTCGCCGGGGTCGTCGCGGTCGCCCTGTTCCTCGCGGTGTTCTCGGGCTTCGAGGCGCTGCAGGCGGTGCCATGA
- a CDS encoding phytoene desaturase family protein, translated as MTERRDVVIIGGGHNGLAAAAYLARAGLDVEVLERLDVLGGAAVSAQAFPGVDARLSRYSYLVSLLPQKVIDDLGLSIALAPRRYSSYTPNPHGAGGLLVDDHDPEATAASFASLGAVADAEAWQRFYAGTGRLARALFPTVTDPLLTRSEARAAVGDDALWDALIERPVGTTIADTFADDLVRGVVYTDALIGTFAPNDDASLLANRCFLYHVIGGGTGAWNVPVGGMGAVSGELARAARLAGARLTTGAEVVALDGDRVVTVRQGHGRGGERGGERSADGERRIAADQVLVNCSPAELARLLAAGSRDSAGGASEGAASPAAEGSQVKVNLLLSRLPRLRDAALAPAAAFGGTFHINETFRQLQSAYDAAASGRVPEPIPAEIYCHSLTDPSILGPELRASGAQTLTVFALHAPDRLVTEATNDAMRATLQAAVLASLDSVLAEPVESLLLTDANGDPCIETKTTRDLEHALRLPGGSIFHGDLSWPWLEDDAPTGTPAERWGVGTGLAGIHFCGSAAQRGGAVSAIGGHNAAMAVLEERAGL; from the coding sequence GTGACCGAACGGCGCGACGTCGTCATCATCGGCGGCGGCCACAACGGCCTCGCCGCGGCCGCCTACCTCGCCAGGGCGGGGCTCGACGTCGAGGTGCTCGAGCGGCTCGACGTGCTGGGCGGGGCCGCGGTCTCGGCGCAGGCGTTCCCGGGGGTGGATGCCCGGCTCAGCCGCTACTCGTACCTGGTCAGCCTCCTGCCGCAGAAGGTCATCGACGACCTCGGGCTCTCGATCGCCCTCGCCCCGCGCCGCTACAGCTCGTACACGCCCAACCCGCACGGAGCCGGCGGCCTGCTCGTCGACGACCACGACCCCGAGGCGACGGCCGCGAGCTTCGCCTCGCTCGGCGCGGTTGCCGACGCCGAGGCCTGGCAGCGCTTCTACGCGGGCACGGGCCGCCTCGCCCGCGCGCTGTTCCCGACGGTGACCGACCCGCTGCTGACCCGCTCCGAGGCGCGCGCGGCGGTCGGTGACGACGCCCTGTGGGATGCCCTCATCGAGCGCCCCGTCGGCACCACGATCGCCGACACCTTCGCCGACGACCTCGTGCGCGGCGTCGTCTACACCGATGCGCTCATCGGCACCTTCGCCCCCAACGACGACGCCTCGCTGCTCGCCAACCGCTGCTTCCTCTACCACGTGATCGGCGGCGGGACGGGGGCGTGGAACGTGCCGGTCGGCGGCATGGGCGCCGTGAGCGGCGAGCTCGCGCGGGCCGCCCGGCTGGCCGGCGCGCGGCTCACGACGGGCGCCGAGGTCGTGGCGCTCGACGGGGATCGCGTCGTCACCGTGCGGCAGGGCCACGGGCGCGGCGGCGAGCGCGGCGGCGAGCGCAGCGCCGACGGCGAGCGCCGCATCGCCGCCGACCAGGTGCTGGTGAACTGCTCGCCGGCCGAGCTGGCCCGACTGCTCGCCGCGGGCTCGCGCGACAGCGCCGGCGGCGCGAGCGAGGGCGCAGCATCCCCCGCCGCGGAGGGATCGCAGGTCAAGGTGAACCTGCTGCTCAGCCGCCTGCCCCGATTGCGGGATGCCGCGCTCGCCCCCGCGGCGGCCTTCGGCGGCACCTTCCACATCAACGAGACCTTCCGCCAGCTGCAGTCCGCCTACGACGCGGCAGCCTCGGGCCGGGTGCCGGAGCCGATCCCGGCCGAGATCTACTGCCACTCGCTGACCGACCCGAGCATCCTCGGTCCCGAGCTGCGGGCGAGCGGTGCCCAGACGCTCACCGTCTTCGCGCTGCACGCCCCCGACCGGCTCGTCACCGAGGCCACGAACGACGCCATGCGCGCGACCCTGCAGGCGGCGGTGCTGGCGTCGCTCGACTCGGTGCTCGCCGAGCCCGTGGAGTCGCTGCTGTTGACCGACGCGAACGGCGATCCCTGCATCGAGACGAAGACCACCCGCGACCTCGAGCACGCGCTGCGCCTGCCCGGGGGCAGCATCTTCCACGGCGACCTGTCGTGGCCGTGGCTGGAGGACGATGCGCCCACCGGCACGCCGGCGGAGCGCTGGGGCGTCGGCACGGGTCTCGCGGGCATCCACTTCTGCGGATCGGCGGCGCAGCGCGGCGGCGCCGTCAGCGCGATCGGCGGCCACAACGCGGCGATGGCGGTGCTCGAGGAGCGCGCGGGACTCTAG
- a CDS encoding RES family NAD+ phosphorylase, whose protein sequence is MLFYRVFIHDAGAAPGKPGHAQYLHRPQTKGRWDNPSLYESWYLSTSPEGAIGETFGNLDYWTKDMFTRPYMPSGRMALGVFEIPDDLAVCDLDNPRNLDHYGMRASEVVKRNLPYTQEKAREIFSDGRWAGIGWWSYHRPIWSNRLIWGTTAAPAPMTLVDVERLELSHRALISARESLAKQIR, encoded by the coding sequence ATGCTGTTCTATCGAGTTTTCATTCATGACGCTGGCGCCGCACCGGGTAAACCAGGCCATGCGCAGTATTTGCACCGTCCTCAGACAAAGGGCAGATGGGATAACCCTTCGCTCTACGAGAGCTGGTACCTCTCCACGTCGCCCGAAGGCGCCATCGGTGAGACTTTTGGCAACCTCGACTACTGGACTAAGGACATGTTCACTCGTCCGTATATGCCGTCGGGACGCATGGCTTTAGGAGTTTTCGAAATTCCTGACGACCTCGCTGTCTGTGATTTGGACAATCCCCGCAATTTGGACCACTACGGCATGAGGGCAAGCGAAGTTGTGAAGCGGAATCTGCCGTATACACAAGAGAAAGCGAGAGAGATTTTCAGTGACGGGCGCTGGGCGGGGATTGGGTGGTGGTCGTACCACCGCCCGATCTGGTCGAATCGTCTTATTTGGGGAACGACCGCTGCTCCGGCCCCCATGACTCTCGTAGACGTGGAGCGTCTTGAACTCAGCCATCGGGCACTCATCAGCGCTCGCGAATCTCTGGCAAAGCAGATCAGATGA
- a CDS encoding LysR substrate-binding domain-containing protein, whose product MLDLRRLSLLREVQRRGTLHAVARALSYSPSTISQQLSLLEQEAGTPLLERAGRRVQLTPEGALLVAGADRLLDEMEALESRLAASASTVGGTVRLAVFQSAALGIVPRALGLLAERHPQLRVEITQREPESALDEVWAREFDLVIAEEYPAHAAPRRAELDRVPLLRDALRLGVPPGPGADGMLAPSIPSIADAAGAAWVMEPRGTASRHWAEQQCRLAGFEPDVRFETADLQAHIRLVEAGHAVALLPDLVWGGAEPRVPLLALEGDPQRTVFTAARTTSAARPAIVAVRAILAEAVDFGRRPPGPNNPQSSGSRSNSAFPACALQGPRFDPRGGSEFQQLDI is encoded by the coding sequence GTGCTCGACCTGCGCCGCCTGAGCCTGCTGCGCGAGGTGCAGCGCCGCGGCACCCTGCACGCCGTCGCCCGCGCGCTCTCCTACAGCCCCTCGACCATCTCGCAGCAGCTCTCCCTGCTCGAGCAGGAGGCCGGAACGCCGCTCCTCGAGCGCGCCGGCCGGCGCGTGCAGCTCACGCCGGAGGGCGCCCTGCTCGTCGCCGGCGCCGACCGCCTGCTCGACGAGATGGAAGCGCTCGAGAGCCGCCTCGCCGCGAGCGCCTCGACCGTCGGCGGCACCGTGCGGCTCGCCGTCTTCCAGTCGGCGGCGCTCGGCATCGTCCCGCGCGCGCTGGGCCTGCTCGCCGAGCGCCACCCGCAGCTGCGCGTCGAGATCACCCAGCGCGAACCCGAGAGCGCCCTCGACGAGGTGTGGGCGCGCGAGTTCGACCTCGTCATCGCCGAGGAGTACCCGGCGCACGCCGCTCCGCGGCGGGCGGAGCTCGACCGGGTGCCCCTGCTGCGGGATGCGCTGCGGCTGGGCGTGCCGCCGGGGCCCGGCGCTGACGGGATGCTCGCGCCGAGCATCCCCTCGATCGCGGACGCCGCCGGCGCCGCCTGGGTCATGGAGCCCCGCGGCACCGCCTCGCGCCACTGGGCGGAGCAGCAGTGCCGGCTCGCGGGCTTCGAGCCCGACGTGCGGTTCGAGACGGCCGACCTGCAAGCGCACATCCGGCTCGTGGAGGCCGGGCACGCGGTGGCGCTGCTGCCCGACCTCGTCTGGGGCGGGGCGGAGCCGCGGGTGCCGCTGCTCGCGCTGGAGGGCGATCCGCAGCGCACGGTGTTCACGGCGGCGCGCACGACCTCGGCGGCGCGGCCGGCGATCGTGGCGGTGCGGGCGATCCTCGCGGAGGCGGTCGACTTCGGTCGACGGCCGCCCGGACCAAACAATCCGCAGTCGTCCGGCTCACGAAGCAATTCTGCGTTTCCGGCTTGCGCTCTTCAGGGGCCCCGCTTCGACCCCCGAGGTGGTTCCGAATTCCAGCAACTAGACATTTGA